From Rana temporaria chromosome 7, aRanTem1.1, whole genome shotgun sequence, the proteins below share one genomic window:
- the GFI1 gene encoding zinc finger protein Gfi-1: MPRSFLVKSKKAHSYHQPRSTDGDDYRLQQERVLAHLCAESKVVSESEGNISPVSSHLGEVGDASSDVSPPSCESSVCDTTASEVDDFWRPPSPSASPASEKSACPSLEDSPPFPPSFKSYTWGSLVGSELRQLVQQNYRPSGLERSSSLGLYGDRDPPTHPSPLYNSERGVHGLYGDYAQGVSHYGESCSATALYGEKTQGIKVESDLLCTRLLLNTGSYKCIKCSKVFSTPHGLEVHVRRSHSGTRPFACEMCGKTFGHAVSLEQHKAVHSQERSFDCKICGKSFKRSSTLSTHLLIHSDTRPYPCQYCGKRFHQKSDMKKHTFIHTGEKPHKCQVCGKAFSQSSNLITHSRKHTGFKPFGCDLCGKGFQRKVDLRRHRETQHGIK, translated from the exons AGAGTAAGGTGGTGTCTGAGAGTGAAGGGAACATCTCCCCCGTGTCATCCCACCTAGGTGAAGTTGGGGACGCGTCGTCCGATGTGTCGCCCCCTAGCTGCGAAAGCAGTGTGTGCGACACGACTGCGTCAGAAGTGGACGACTTCTGGAGACCCCCTTCCCCATCCGCCTCTCCAG CCTCAGAAAAGTCCGCCTGCCCATCTTTGGAAGATTCTCCACCTTTTCCTCCATCCTTCAAGTCTTATACATGGGGCAGTTTGGTTGGCTCTGAACTACGACAGTTGGTGCAGCAGAACTACAGGCCATCAGGACTGGAGAGAAGCTCATCCCTAGGACTCTATGGAGACAGGGACCCTCCGACTCATCCCTCACCTCTATACAATTCAGAAAGGGGTGTTCATGGGCTGTATGGGGACTATGCACAAGGAGTGTCTCACTATGGAGAGTCCTGTTCTGCCACTGCGTTATATGGAGAAAAGACACAAGGCATCAAGGTGGAGTCTGATCTGCTGTGTACACGACTGCTGCTTAACACCGGCTCCTACAAATGTATAAAGTGTAGTAAG GTGTTCTCCACACCTCATGGACTGGAGGTTCATGTACGGAGATCGCACAGTGGTACAAGACCATTTGCATGCGAAATGTGTGGAAAGACGTTTGGCCATGCTGTCAGCTTAGAGCAACATAAGGCTGTCCATTCTCAG GAGAGAAGTTTTGATTGTAAAATCTGTGGCAAAAGTTTTAAGAGGTCATCAACGCTTTCCACACATTTACTTATCCACTCAGACACAAGGCCGTACCCCTGTCAGTACTGTGGCAAGCGTTTCCACCAGAAGTCAGACATGAAGAAACACACGTTTATACATACAG GTGAGAAACCCCACAAGTGTCAAGTATGCGGCAAAGCGTTCAGTCAGAGTTCAAACCTGATTACTCACAGCCGAAAACACACCGGCTTCAAGCCTTTTGGTTGTGACCTGTGTGGAAAAGGTTTTCAGAGGAAGGTGGATCTGAGAAGACATCGTGAAACACAGCATGGAATCAAATGA